A genomic region of Fodinisporobacter ferrooxydans contains the following coding sequences:
- a CDS encoding Crp/Fnr family transcriptional regulator yields MLMMQNNCNVCYLKEYELFQDLSERELDQLGKVSQPTLIPKREYVFTPDQPNDVIYMLKKGRVRITRLSDTGKHITLVILEAGDIFGEDAILGSKHRKYFAEVLDDAHICVIDRNAVEQVIANNAQVGFRLAKIVEQRLEDVQEQLENIVFYDVQTRLARLLLKLADLHGKQTPAGVLINIKLTHEDMASLIGSTRETTSKVLNEFRTQGLVDLQNRRVILRDPTALAHMDERLRSNGA; encoded by the coding sequence ATGCTTATGATGCAAAACAATTGTAATGTTTGTTATCTGAAAGAGTACGAATTATTCCAGGATCTGTCCGAGCGGGAATTGGATCAGTTGGGAAAAGTCAGTCAGCCGACGCTGATTCCAAAACGGGAATACGTGTTTACGCCGGATCAACCGAATGATGTCATATATATGTTGAAAAAAGGCCGTGTCCGTATTACCCGACTATCGGATACAGGAAAGCATATCACGCTCGTCATTTTGGAAGCAGGAGATATTTTCGGGGAAGATGCGATTTTAGGGTCAAAACACCGAAAATATTTTGCGGAAGTATTGGATGACGCACATATTTGTGTCATTGACCGCAATGCGGTTGAGCAAGTGATCGCAAATAATGCTCAAGTCGGCTTTCGTCTGGCAAAGATTGTCGAACAGCGGCTGGAAGATGTGCAAGAACAATTGGAAAATATCGTGTTTTACGATGTGCAGACACGACTCGCCCGCTTATTGCTGAAATTGGCAGATCTGCATGGCAAACAGACGCCCGCCGGCGTTCTCATTAACATAAAGTTGACGCATGAGGATATGGCCAGTCTGATCGGATCGACCCGTGAGACGACAAGCAAGGTTTTGAATGAATTTCGTACACAAGGATTGGTAGATCTGCAAAATCGCCGCGTGATCCTCCGCGATCCGACTGCCCTCGCCCATATGGACGAACGGCTCCGCAGCAATGGAGCCTAA
- a CDS encoding dihydroorotate dehydrogenase has protein sequence MKQPIDTHVYQQAIAKTDKAKYESPSLAANVGSLQLKNPIMPASGCFGFGKEYAEFYDLSILGAIMVKATTLETRTGNPTPRVAETPAGMLNAIGLQNPGVDLVVREELPWLRQYDVPIIVNVAGSTVEEYVQVTEKLSHSEDLDAIEVNISCPNVKCGGIQFGTNPESAAEVVREMKKAAHVPVIVKLSPNVTDIVSMAKAVEEAGADAVSLINTLVGMRIDLKTMKPILANGVGGLSGPAVKPVAIRMVYQVSQAVQIPVIGMGGVMTAEDALEFLAAGASAVAVGTANFVNPYACPEIIAGLKTYCETQGIGNIQELVGKAWK, from the coding sequence ATGAAGCAACCGATCGACACTCATGTGTATCAGCAAGCCATTGCCAAGACCGACAAAGCAAAATACGAAAGTCCGTCATTGGCGGCAAATGTCGGCAGTCTGCAATTGAAGAATCCGATCATGCCCGCTTCCGGATGTTTCGGTTTCGGCAAGGAGTATGCGGAATTCTATGATCTGAGCATCCTTGGCGCCATCATGGTGAAAGCGACGACGCTGGAGACGCGGACGGGCAATCCTACGCCCCGTGTCGCCGAGACGCCCGCCGGCATGCTCAATGCGATCGGACTTCAGAATCCGGGCGTCGATCTGGTCGTTCGGGAAGAACTCCCGTGGCTTCGTCAATATGATGTTCCCATCATCGTAAACGTAGCCGGAAGCACAGTCGAAGAGTATGTGCAAGTCACGGAAAAATTGAGTCACAGCGAGGATCTGGACGCCATCGAAGTCAATATCTCCTGTCCGAATGTAAAATGCGGCGGCATCCAGTTTGGCACAAATCCGGAATCTGCCGCGGAAGTCGTGCGGGAAATGAAAAAGGCGGCGCACGTACCGGTCATTGTCAAACTTTCGCCAAACGTGACAGATATCGTCAGCATGGCAAAGGCAGTGGAGGAAGCCGGCGCGGATGCGGTTTCTCTCATCAATACGCTTGTCGGCATGCGGATCGATTTGAAAACGATGAAACCGATCCTGGCAAATGGCGTTGGCGGTTTGTCCGGCCCCGCCGTCAAGCCGGTCGCCATCCGCATGGTCTATCAAGTGTCGCAAGCCGTGCAAATTCCGGTCATCGGCATGGGCGGTGTCATGACGGCGGAGGATGCCCTCGAATTTTTGGCTGCCGGCGCATCGGCGGTGGCGGTAGGAACGGCGAACTTTGTCAATCCTTATGCATGTCCGGAAATTATCGCAGGCTTAAAAACCTATTGCGAGACGCAGGGGATCGGGAATATTCAAGAATTGGTCGGTAAGGCCTGGAAATGA
- a CDS encoding DUF2254 family protein, with translation MHKRHMGLSTIRKFWHKIPFSLSLLHLMGSWAIVEACILFSPQLFTGTSDTALNFLNTIVSCVATILALCISIIMVAIQMTASKYSHRVLDLFIRCPYNISLLVIYFGTIFHCIFLMARIQPGDEGLSASLNQAMSGELLLVICCFFSLFLYSYGVIQLLKPETIIRSIDREYHLCFLQGHDQEALMKVVQISDIAKKAVIDMDAVTGVMSTQRLGAMLRMAPIPKESDEMLINYHQEILQQLLGIAHIAFKERENTISQELLEILLELGTNYAKAGSLKAAGMVVELYSRIISNNLIGQHQFNYIETIVRHIYTIAYEVVASDKDYRDIDEFVLQTFQMLNHVGKQVLDIEVSGASYVARDLLSDTFGELITSIVQHAGPTVPHRVIRELMFEYMKLARLLLAKSEMRDIVQITTWLRNELLPIQEQNTRVQPYLYLFLLLIAVSLYLQRKDIAVVLIRSLGKYFKPEQGLLEQMRLGRMDIRYLFDYANPDPFLLHAYTIWNEYNEFSQMMDSEEHASKEQASTSKREEWNELFQKEASHNR, from the coding sequence TTGCACAAGCGTCATATGGGATTATCTACCATACGGAAATTTTGGCACAAAATTCCCTTCTCTTTATCGTTGCTACATTTAATGGGTTCATGGGCGATTGTGGAGGCCTGTATTCTGTTTTCGCCGCAACTGTTTACAGGCACCAGCGATACGGCGCTAAATTTTTTAAATACAATCGTATCCTGTGTGGCAACGATTTTGGCCTTATGCATCTCCATTATCATGGTTGCCATCCAAATGACGGCCAGCAAGTATTCACATCGCGTGCTGGATCTGTTTATTCGCTGCCCTTACAACATTTCGCTGCTCGTCATCTATTTTGGCACGATCTTTCACTGTATTTTTTTGATGGCGCGGATTCAGCCGGGAGACGAGGGGTTGAGCGCTTCTTTAAATCAAGCGATGAGCGGCGAATTGCTGTTGGTGATTTGTTGTTTTTTTAGCTTGTTTTTATACAGTTATGGCGTCATTCAATTATTAAAACCGGAAACGATCATACGTTCCATTGACAGGGAATATCATCTCTGTTTTTTGCAGGGACATGATCAGGAAGCGTTAATGAAAGTGGTTCAAATCTCCGACATTGCCAAAAAAGCGGTGATCGACATGGATGCTGTAACCGGGGTCATGTCGACGCAACGGCTTGGGGCAATGCTGCGAATGGCGCCTATCCCCAAAGAGTCAGATGAAATGCTCATAAACTATCACCAGGAAATTCTGCAACAGTTGCTGGGAATTGCACATATTGCGTTTAAGGAGCGGGAAAATACCATTTCCCAGGAGCTTTTGGAGATCTTGCTGGAACTCGGTACCAACTATGCAAAAGCAGGATCTTTAAAGGCGGCCGGCATGGTTGTGGAATTGTACTCCCGCATCATCAGCAATAATTTGATCGGACAACACCAGTTCAATTATATCGAAACGATTGTCCGCCACATCTATACCATTGCTTATGAAGTTGTCGCTTCCGATAAAGATTACCGGGATATTGACGAGTTTGTATTACAGACATTTCAAATGTTGAATCATGTAGGAAAACAGGTACTGGACATTGAAGTCAGCGGCGCATCCTATGTGGCAAGGGATCTTTTGTCAGATACATTCGGCGAATTGATCACAAGTATTGTGCAGCATGCCGGCCCGACGGTGCCACACCGGGTCATACGGGAATTGATGTTCGAATATATGAAACTGGCTCGCCTGCTTTTGGCAAAATCGGAAATGCGGGACATCGTGCAAATCACTACATGGTTGCGAAATGAACTGTTGCCCATACAAGAGCAAAACACGCGTGTACAACCCTATTTGTATCTGTTTTTGCTGTTGATTGCGGTTTCGTTGTATTTGCAGCGAAAGGATATTGCAGTCGTTCTCATTCGCTCGTTGGGAAAGTACTTTAAGCCGGAGCAAGGGCTGTTGGAACAAATGCGCCTTGGCAGAATGGATATTCGCTATCTGTTTGACTATGCCAATCCGGATCCCTTTTTATTGCATGCATATACCATTTGGAACGAATACAACGAATTTTCACAAATGATGGACAGTGAAGAACATGCATCGAAGGAGCAGGCTTCCACAAGCAAGCGGGAGGAATGGAACGAGCTCTTTCAAAAAGAAGCAAGCCATAATCGCTAA
- a CDS encoding dihydroorotate dehydrogenase electron transfer subunit has product MKRWTILAHQPVARQMMQLDLQVDDAFAYVPGQFLHVRVTDGHDFLLRRPISLCNFDPDTRVLSLVYRVGGDGTRALAKRTPGMEVDVLGPLGQGFPIHEEDGHALLIGGGIGVPPLVELAKQITAQGKTVTAVIGFLTKDVVILEKELQMYGDVFVCTDDGSYGHHGRVTDLLTADLLASVDRYYSCGPLPMLQAIVGKIEAKVPGYVSLEERMGCGIGACMACVQWTVDEQGNKRLQKICKQGPVFDGREVVFE; this is encoded by the coding sequence ATGAAACGCTGGACAATTCTTGCGCATCAACCGGTGGCGCGGCAGATGATGCAACTGGACTTGCAGGTGGATGATGCGTTTGCATATGTGCCTGGCCAATTTTTACACGTACGGGTCACGGACGGCCATGACTTTTTGCTGCGTCGGCCGATCAGTTTGTGCAATTTTGATCCGGATACACGTGTGCTGTCCCTCGTCTACCGCGTCGGCGGGGATGGCACTCGGGCGCTTGCCAAGCGCACGCCAGGGATGGAAGTCGATGTTTTGGGACCGTTGGGACAGGGATTTCCCATCCATGAGGAAGATGGGCATGCATTGCTGATCGGCGGCGGCATCGGTGTGCCGCCATTGGTGGAACTGGCCAAACAGATAACGGCACAAGGGAAAACCGTAACGGCGGTGATCGGGTTTCTGACAAAAGATGTGGTGATTCTCGAAAAGGAATTGCAGATGTACGGCGATGTGTTTGTTTGTACAGATGATGGTTCCTACGGTCACCACGGCCGCGTGACAGACCTTTTGACAGCGGATTTGCTCGCTTCCGTGGATCGGTATTATAGCTGCGGCCCATTGCCGATGCTGCAGGCGATTGTCGGCAAAATCGAAGCGAAAGTGCCGGGGTATGTGTCATTGGAAGAACGAATGGGATGCGGGATCGGCGCATGCATGGCATGTGTGCAGTGGACCGTGGATGAGCAAGGAAACAAACGGCTGCAGAAAATCTGCAAACAAGGGCCTGTGTTCGACGGACGGGAGGTCGTATTCGAATGA
- the carB gene encoding carbamoyl-phosphate synthase large subunit: protein MPLQQGLRKILVIGSGPITIGQAAEFDYAGTQACQALREEGLEVVLINSNPATIMTDPDMADKVYIEPLTLEFVAQIIRQEQPDGLLPTLGGQTGLNMAVQLAEAGVLDEYGVKLLGTPLASIKQAEDREEFRTLMRQLNQPVPESAICNTWEEALAFAEKVGFPLIIRPAYTLGGTGGGIAETMDAFQEITQVGLKLSPIHQVLVERSVAGFKEIEYEVIRDGHDNCIIVCNMENIDPVGIHTGDSIVVAPSQTLSDHEYQMLRSASLQIIRALGVEGGCNVQYALDPHSFQYYVIEVNPRVSRSSALASKATGYPIAKVATKIALGFTLDEIQNPITEQTYAAFEPALDYVVTKIPRWPFDKFIKAKRVLGTQMKATGEVMAIDRTFESSLMKAIRSLETGVTSLYLKGVATISDEELETRIRHADDERLFLVAEAVRRGTSIETLHDWSKIDRFFLRKIGKLVQLEQQLKESLDADILLQAKRNGFLDQTIAALSGIKPEEIFAMCRQLGIKPVYKMVDTCAAEFEASTPYYYSAYEKEDEVRDSSSRKVLVLGSGPIRIGQGIEFDYCSVHAAWGLKKAGFESIIINNNPETVSTDFNTADRLYFEPLHPEDVLHVIEREQPEGVIVQFGGQTAINLAAPLQEKGVKILGTSLDNIDRAEDRERFDQMLEQLEIPRPAGKTVFSVADAVEAADRLGYPVLVRPSYVLGGRAMEIVYNSDELMSYMQHAVQISDTHPVLIDRYLTGKEVEVDAISDGENVLIPGIMEHVERAGVHSGDSIAVYPAQSIDEATKQTIVDYTIRIARELNIKGLLNIQFVVHKEAVYILEVNPRSSRTVPFLSKVTGVPMVDVAMQAILGTKLSDLGYHTGLWPEPNDVAVKVPVFSFAKLRRVDVTLGPEMKSTGEVMGRESTYAKALYKGLLAAGMKIPTHGRIICTIADKDKQEALQILKRFAGLGFQLIATQGTGAFLQEHGLRVQIVNKLNDGYPNLVDLIRQGKADLVINTLTKGKEPQRDGFRIRREAVENGIACLTSLDTAQALLDVITSLRFDTTPIDRGQFGQTVRKAQ, encoded by the coding sequence ATGCCGTTGCAACAAGGATTACGCAAAATATTAGTGATTGGTTCCGGTCCCATCACCATCGGACAAGCTGCCGAGTTTGACTATGCCGGAACACAAGCATGCCAGGCGTTGCGCGAGGAAGGCCTGGAAGTTGTCCTGATCAACAGCAATCCGGCAACGATCATGACAGATCCCGATATGGCGGACAAAGTCTATATCGAACCACTCACATTGGAATTTGTCGCACAAATCATTCGCCAGGAACAGCCGGATGGATTGCTGCCGACACTCGGCGGACAAACGGGATTGAATATGGCTGTACAGTTGGCGGAAGCCGGCGTGCTCGACGAATATGGCGTAAAGCTGCTGGGAACGCCCCTTGCTTCCATCAAACAGGCGGAAGACCGGGAAGAATTTCGGACTCTGATGAGACAATTGAACCAGCCGGTGCCGGAAAGCGCCATTTGCAACACATGGGAAGAAGCCCTCGCATTTGCAGAGAAAGTCGGTTTTCCATTGATTATTCGCCCTGCGTATACGCTTGGCGGAACCGGCGGCGGAATCGCCGAAACGATGGATGCGTTTCAGGAAATTACGCAAGTGGGGTTAAAATTGAGTCCCATTCATCAAGTATTGGTGGAGCGCAGCGTGGCCGGTTTTAAAGAAATCGAGTATGAGGTCATCAGGGACGGCCATGACAACTGTATTATTGTCTGCAACATGGAAAACATCGATCCGGTCGGCATTCATACGGGTGACAGCATTGTGGTCGCGCCGAGCCAGACGTTGTCCGACCATGAATACCAGATGCTGCGTTCTGCGAGTTTGCAAATTATCCGCGCATTAGGTGTGGAAGGCGGCTGCAACGTACAGTATGCTCTTGATCCGCACAGCTTCCAATATTATGTCATCGAAGTCAATCCGCGGGTTAGCCGCTCCAGCGCGCTGGCTTCCAAGGCAACCGGATATCCGATTGCCAAAGTGGCGACGAAAATCGCTCTCGGTTTTACATTGGACGAAATTCAAAATCCGATCACCGAGCAAACGTACGCTGCCTTTGAGCCGGCATTGGATTATGTGGTGACAAAAATTCCCCGCTGGCCCTTCGATAAGTTTATAAAAGCAAAACGGGTGCTCGGCACGCAGATGAAAGCAACAGGTGAAGTCATGGCGATTGATCGCACATTTGAATCGTCATTGATGAAAGCGATCCGTTCCCTGGAAACAGGTGTCACAAGTTTATATTTAAAAGGCGTTGCAACGATTTCCGATGAAGAATTGGAAACCCGCATCCGCCACGCCGACGATGAACGCTTGTTCCTGGTGGCAGAAGCGGTAAGGCGGGGAACGTCAATCGAAACGCTGCATGACTGGTCAAAAATTGACCGTTTCTTCTTGCGAAAAATCGGCAAACTGGTGCAACTGGAACAGCAACTGAAAGAATCCCTGGATGCTGATATCCTCCTGCAGGCGAAACGCAACGGCTTCCTGGATCAAACTATCGCGGCATTAAGTGGCATTAAGCCGGAAGAGATATTCGCCATGTGCCGGCAGCTTGGCATCAAGCCCGTGTATAAAATGGTCGATACGTGCGCTGCCGAATTTGAAGCATCCACACCTTACTATTACAGCGCATATGAAAAGGAAGACGAAGTGCGGGACAGCAGCAGCCGGAAAGTCCTCGTACTGGGATCCGGTCCGATTCGGATCGGGCAGGGGATCGAATTTGACTACTGTTCCGTACATGCCGCATGGGGATTGAAGAAAGCAGGTTTTGAGTCGATTATTATCAACAACAATCCGGAAACGGTCTCGACCGATTTCAATACGGCAGACCGCCTGTACTTCGAGCCGCTGCATCCGGAAGATGTGCTGCATGTGATCGAGCGGGAACAACCGGAAGGCGTCATCGTGCAATTTGGCGGCCAGACGGCGATCAACCTGGCAGCGCCTTTACAGGAAAAAGGCGTGAAGATCCTCGGTACGTCGCTGGACAATATCGATCGCGCGGAAGATCGGGAACGGTTTGATCAAATGCTGGAGCAACTGGAGATTCCAAGGCCTGCCGGGAAAACGGTGTTTTCTGTGGCGGACGCGGTGGAAGCGGCCGATCGGCTGGGCTATCCGGTGCTTGTGCGGCCATCCTATGTTTTGGGCGGCCGGGCGATGGAAATCGTCTATAACAGCGATGAACTGATGTCGTATATGCAGCATGCGGTACAAATATCCGATACGCATCCGGTCTTGATCGATCGCTATCTGACCGGGAAAGAAGTGGAAGTCGACGCCATTTCCGACGGCGAGAACGTTTTGATTCCGGGGATTATGGAGCATGTGGAGCGTGCCGGCGTGCACTCCGGTGATTCCATCGCCGTATATCCTGCGCAATCGATCGATGAAGCGACCAAACAAACGATTGTGGATTACACGATCCGAATCGCTCGTGAACTGAACATCAAGGGACTTTTGAACATTCAGTTTGTGGTGCACAAAGAGGCTGTGTACATCCTGGAAGTGAATCCTCGTTCCAGTCGAACGGTTCCTTTCTTGAGCAAAGTGACAGGTGTGCCGATGGTAGATGTAGCGATGCAGGCCATTCTCGGCACGAAGCTGTCCGATCTTGGCTACCATACAGGTTTGTGGCCGGAGCCGAATGATGTCGCTGTAAAAGTGCCTGTGTTCTCCTTTGCCAAATTGCGTCGCGTCGATGTGACTCTCGGACCGGAAATGAAATCGACAGGCGAAGTCATGGGCCGGGAAAGCACCTATGCGAAGGCGCTGTATAAAGGGCTTTTGGCTGCGGGCATGAAAATCCCGACACACGGCAGAATTATTTGTACAATCGCCGACAAGGACAAACAGGAAGCGCTGCAAATTCTCAAACGGTTTGCAGGGTTAGGGTTCCAATTGATTGCGACACAGGGAACCGGTGCGTTTTTGCAAGAACATGGCTTGCGCGTACAGATTGTAAACAAATTAAACGACGGCTATCCGAATTTGGTGGACTTGATCCGCCAGGGAAAAGCGGATTTGGTGATCAATACGCTGACAAAAGGGAAAGAACCGCAGCGGGACGGGTTTCGCATTCGCCGGGAAGCGGTCGAGAATGGGATCGCCTGCTTGACTTCTCTCGATACGGCACAAGCGCTGCTGGATGTGATTACAAGTCTGCGTTTTGATACGACACCCATCGATCGCGGTCAATTCGGGCAAACGGTCCGCAAAGCGCAGTAA
- the carA gene encoding glutamine-hydrolyzing carbamoyl-phosphate synthase small subunit, with amino-acid sequence MKALLLLEDGTLFEGKGFGATGSQVGEVVFNTGMTGYQEVLTDPSYCGQIVTMTYPLIGNYGTNADDMEATLSFAKGFVVREACDMPSNWRNRKSLHDYLAHYGVIGIEGIDTRMLTKRIRTKGTLKGVIASGPNLSAEDAKSYLQQDLRTDQILQVTTKSPYRCPGSGRRVVVMDYGVKGGTIRSLINRDCDVIVLPANATLQDVLAWDPQGILLSNGPGNPDDIPFAAELVRELLGKIPIFGICMGHQVISLACGATAKRLTFGHRGANHPVKDLRNKRVYITSQNHGYVIDEASLRSTELELTHINLNDGTVEGVRHTRFPAFSVQYHPEARPGPDDSDYLFDEFMALIDQFWEGR; translated from the coding sequence ATGAAGGCACTGCTGCTATTGGAAGATGGTACGCTTTTTGAAGGCAAAGGCTTTGGCGCGACCGGTTCTCAAGTGGGTGAAGTGGTTTTTAATACAGGCATGACCGGCTATCAGGAAGTTTTGACAGACCCGTCTTACTGTGGCCAAATCGTGACAATGACATATCCGCTGATCGGCAATTACGGCACAAATGCAGATGATATGGAAGCAACGCTGTCGTTTGCAAAAGGATTTGTCGTCCGGGAAGCGTGCGACATGCCAAGCAACTGGAGAAATCGCAAGTCTTTGCACGACTATTTGGCACATTATGGCGTGATTGGGATCGAAGGCATCGATACGCGCATGCTGACAAAGCGCATCCGCACCAAAGGAACGCTGAAAGGCGTGATCGCAAGCGGCCCGAACCTGTCGGCGGAAGACGCAAAAAGCTATTTGCAGCAAGATTTGCGCACAGACCAGATTTTGCAAGTGACGACCAAAAGCCCGTATCGCTGCCCGGGCAGCGGCCGCCGGGTTGTGGTCATGGATTACGGCGTCAAAGGCGGAACCATTCGCTCATTGATCAACCGGGATTGCGATGTGATCGTTTTGCCTGCAAACGCGACGCTGCAAGACGTATTGGCATGGGATCCGCAAGGAATTCTGCTTTCCAATGGTCCCGGCAATCCGGATGATATCCCATTCGCGGCCGAGTTGGTGCGGGAGTTGCTCGGGAAAATCCCGATCTTTGGGATCTGTATGGGACATCAGGTCATATCGTTGGCGTGCGGCGCAACAGCCAAACGGTTGACATTCGGCCATCGGGGCGCCAATCATCCGGTGAAAGATTTGCGCAACAAGCGCGTCTATATCACCAGCCAAAACCACGGCTATGTGATTGATGAGGCATCGTTGCGGAGTACGGAGCTGGAATTGACGCATATCAATCTGAATGATGGCACAGTCGAAGGTGTTCGCCATACTCGTTTTCCTGCTTTCTCCGTTCAGTATCATCCGGAAGCACGTCCAGGTCCTGATGATTCCGACTATTTATTCGATGAATTCATGGCATTGATCGATCAATTCTGGGAGGGACGCTAA
- a CDS encoding DinB family protein, translated as MFQTLNGFLQSWEYEAGATQKLLDALTDASLRQEVASMDRTLGRIAWHIVTAIHEMMSRTGLQFASPGEDGPVPTSAKVIADAYRQVNDAFVQALQTQWTDSTLKEMHNLYGEEWPNGITLMVLIRHQIHHRGQMTVLMRQAGLKVPGVYGPAREEWANLGMEAPKL; from the coding sequence ATGTTTCAGACGTTGAACGGATTTCTTCAATCATGGGAGTACGAGGCGGGAGCAACCCAGAAACTATTGGATGCTCTCACAGATGCGTCACTTCGACAGGAAGTGGCTTCAATGGATCGGACGTTAGGGCGCATTGCCTGGCACATCGTGACTGCCATTCATGAAATGATGTCGCGAACAGGCTTGCAGTTTGCGTCGCCGGGTGAAGATGGACCAGTGCCAACTTCGGCCAAAGTGATTGCAGACGCGTATCGTCAGGTAAACGACGCGTTTGTTCAAGCATTGCAAACACAGTGGACGGACAGCACCCTGAAAGAGATGCACAACCTGTACGGGGAAGAATGGCCGAACGGAATTACATTAATGGTCCTGATCCGGCATCAAATTCACCATCGGGGCCAAATGACTGTCCTTATGCGTCAGGCAGGGCTAAAAGTTCCCGGCGTGTATGGACCTGCGCGAGAAGAATGGGCCAATCTGGGGATGGAAGCACCGAAACTATAA
- the pyrF gene encoding orotidine-5'-phosphate decarboxylase, which yields MHTFDASRIYIALDTSSVEQARAFVRELAPTGVGFKVGMQLFYQSGPAFVKELTAQGLQVFLDLKFHDIPNTVAGAVQSIGELGAAICNVHVAGGLEMMKRARQAADALAQRAGKRPQVIGVTQLTSTSREMMNEEVGIPGDVQDVVIRYALLAQTAGLDGVVASGHEVRGIREACGDDFVTVIPGIRLAANDSALIHDQKRVMTPHEAFQEGAHAIVIGRAVTQAAEPRATVEQILAAL from the coding sequence TTGCATACATTTGACGCCAGCCGCATCTATATTGCCCTCGATACAAGCTCCGTCGAGCAGGCCCGGGCGTTTGTACGGGAACTTGCGCCCACCGGTGTCGGATTTAAAGTCGGCATGCAATTGTTTTATCAATCGGGCCCTGCTTTTGTCAAAGAGCTGACCGCACAGGGGCTGCAAGTGTTTCTGGATTTAAAATTCCACGACATTCCAAACACGGTTGCAGGTGCGGTGCAAAGCATCGGCGAGCTGGGTGCGGCGATTTGCAATGTCCATGTGGCGGGCGGCCTGGAAATGATGAAACGGGCCCGGCAAGCGGCCGATGCGTTGGCACAGCGGGCAGGGAAGCGTCCGCAAGTGATCGGCGTGACCCAATTGACAAGTACGTCCCGGGAAATGATGAACGAAGAAGTGGGGATTCCGGGAGATGTGCAGGATGTAGTGATCCGTTACGCGCTGCTTGCACAGACTGCAGGGCTCGATGGCGTTGTCGCATCCGGACATGAAGTGCGGGGGATCCGGGAAGCCTGCGGGGATGACTTTGTAACCGTCATTCCAGGCATCCGATTGGCTGCCAATGATTCGGCTTTGATCCATGATCAAAAGCGTGTGATGACACCGCACGAAGCATTTCAGGAAGGCGCCCACGCGATTGTGATCGGACGGGCTGTCACGCAAGCGGCCGAGCCGCGGGCGACCGTCGAGCAGATCCTTGCAGCGTTGTAA